The region AAAAAGGAATTTTTAGCCTCCAAACCAAAATCTGATTCGCTTTCAGGAAAGAAGACTAACATTATCATTCTGCTTGCTGATGATTTGGGCAAATATGATATTTCCCTTTACGGCGGAAAATCGACACCAACACCACAGATTGATTCTCTAGCAGCTTCAGGCGTTACTTTTACAGATGGTTATGCATCTGCTGCGATTTGCTCTCCTTCACGTGCCGGATTGATAACGGGAAGATATCAGGAGCGTTTTGGACACGAATATCAGCCTGGAGACCGTTATCCTAAAAACAATCTGGAATATTATGCTTTTAAATATTTATTAAATACCAATGATTGGAGATTAAATGATAAAATCGAATATCCAAATGATGCTTCTATTAAAACACAAGGGCTTCCGAAATCTGAAATTACTTTTGCTGATTTAGCCAAAAGGCAAGGTTACGCTACAGGAATTATAGGAAAATGGCATTTGGGGCACAACAAAGGTTTCTTTCCTTTAGACCGTGGTTTCGATTATCATTACGGATTTTATCAAGCCTTCTCCTTATATGTTCCGGAAGATGACAATCCGGATATTATCAATCATCATCATAAAGATTTTACCGACAAAATGATTTGGGGCAAAGGCCGTGTTGGAATCGGACAAATTCGCCGTGATACTACTGTTATTGACGAAAAAGAATATTTAACCGAAAAGTTTGCCGAAGAAGCCGAAGCCTTTATTGATAAAAACAAAAACAAACCGTTTTTGCTTTACATTCCGTTCAACGCACCACATACGCCGTTTCAGGTTCGTAAAAAATATTACGATCGTTTTCCGAATGTAAAAGACGAAAATAAACGTGTTTATTTTGCCATGATCAGCGCTTTGGATGATGCGATTGGAAGAATTCGTGAAAAAGTAAAAAAAGAGGGCCTTGAAGACAATACCTTAATCATTTTTGCCAGTGACAACGGTGGTGCCGACTATACTTTTGCCACCACAAATGCTCCGCTAAAAGGCGGTAAATTTTCACATTTTGAAGGTGGAATTAATGTTCCGTTTGCACTTTCGTGGAAGGGGAAAATCAAGCCACATACGGTTTATAAACAGCCCGTAAGCACTTTAGATTTTTTCACAACCATAGCCTCAGCAATTGGTTCAGATTTACCAAAAGACAGAGTTTATGATGGAGTAGATTTAGTCAAAACTGTCAATGAAAACAAGGTCGCGCACAAAGATTTATACTGGCGATCTGGTGATGCAAAAGCTATTCGAAGCGGGGACTGGAAATTGGTTATTAGCGGCAAAACACATGAAAAATGGTTGTATAATCTAGCTTCAGATAAATCGGAAACAACAGACCTCTCACAAAAAAATCCTGCAAAGGTAAAAGAATTACAAACTGCGCTGCAAAACTGGGAAAAAGGATTAATTAAACCGCTTTGGCCAAACTTGACCTATTATGAATTCAATTTTGGAAAACAGAAGTACTTTGTTGATTTGTAATATTTAAATAACGAATTTATCTCCTGCAAGGTTTCCAAAACCTTGTAGGTGTATTTTATTACTCAAATTAGTCATCAATACCTACAAGGTTTTGAAAACCTTGCAGGAAAGCAACATTATACAAGTTGCCTCCAGCTTTAGCTGGAGGTATAAAATTTCAACACACCGAAGGCTTTAGCCAAATTTATTATTCGGCTAAAGCCTTTCCTATATTCACAAAACTTCACCTCCAGCTAAAGCTGGAGGCAATTGAAAATAAAACTCTTTAAATAAAAAATGTCAACCTCAACAAAATTCACCATTCACGAAGACTGGACTGTCGTTATTCTCGGTTTTCTTATTATTGGAATTTCTCTTTTTATTTTTCTCCCGGAAGTTCTCGTTTTCAAATGGACAAATGGAACCGATTTAATTTCCAATGTATTCCAAATAAAAAATCTTCAACATATTGGTTTTCAATTTATTTATTTTCTTCTAATTGGAAGTATTGGAACTTTTTTAGTTGGAAAATCAGTCAAAAACTACATTCTTGGATTTCCAATAATTTATTTCTTAACTATAATCGCTTTAATTCTTGCTGGAAATACAGAAGTTAAAGCACTAAATCTAGAAGCTGTAATTTTTAGTTTAGTAATCGGATTATTAATTGGAAACTTCTTTAAACTTCCAAAATGGTTTCGTTCTGCTCTATCAACTGAACTTTTTGTCAAAATCGGATTGGTTTTGCTGGGAACAAGCGTTATTTTTTCAGATATTCTAAAGGCAGGTTCATTGGGCTTAATTCAGGCATTGGTGGTTGTTTTATCTGTCTGGTATTTTGCCTTTTGGCTTTGCCGAAAATTAAAAGTTGATGATGAATTAACCATGATGATTTCGAGTGCCGTTTCGATCTGCGGAGTTTCGGCAGCAATTGCAACTTCCGGAGCCATAAAAGGAGATTCTAAAAAACTGTCTTATGTGATTTCGATGGTTTTGGTTACTGCTATTCCCATGATGATTTTTATGCCAATTATAGCAAGTCATTTTAATTTTCCAGAAGAAGTAACCGGAGCCTGGCTCGGAGGTAGTATTGATACTTCCGGTGCAGTTGTGGCTTCCGGAACTTTGGTTGGTGAAACGGCTTTAAAAATAAGCACGATTGTCAAATTTTCTCAAAATGTTTTATTGGGTTTAGCCGCTTTTGCCATTTCTATTTATTGGACTTATACGCATAATAAATCGGCTGAAGTTCAGGAATCGAAACCGACACTGAGCGTAATTTGGGAACGTTTTCCAAAGTTTGTTATCGGGTTTATTGGAGCTTCTATTATTTTCTCCTTTTTCATTGCGCCTGAAAATCGCGAAACCGTAAAAGAAAGTTTAAAAAACCTGCAGGGACTTTGGTTCGCTTTGGCTTTTACCAGTATTGGTTTGGAAACTAATTTTAAAGATTTGCTTGAAAACAACAGTAGAAAACCTTTGATAGCATTTTTAACGGCACAATTGTTTAATATCATTATTACATTGATTATCGCTTTTTTACTTTTTAAACCTTAAAAAACGATTTTCTCTTAACTAAACCCGACAGGTTTTAAAAACCTTCGCGTTTTTCTTCTATTAATAAATTAGTTTTAAATTTTTCAGCTGCCTCCAGCTTTAACCAGAGTCTTACAATTTAATTCCTTTACTATTTACTTAAAAATGAACCGTTCCTACGGAACTCATTTGAATGGCATAAATTTATTTCAACGGATTAAAATCCGTTGCTACAATATTTTTCATTCCTACGGAATTAAATCGTAATCATACCTTCAAACATAATTAAAACAATTCAACCAGATATTAATTAGCAATATAAAAGAGCCATTAGGCTCAAACCATTTTGTAGAGCCGGATTTTAATCCGGTTAAAAAATAACACACCAAAATTAAAGAACCATAGGTTCGATGCATATTTAATTGAGCCGATTTAAAAACCTCCCAAGTTTGTCACTGTAATTCAAATATTAAACCTAAAAAAGCAAGTAAAAACTGTCTAAAACAAAACAGCTTTTAATTGCTTTTATTTTTTCACAAAAAACAAATAAACAACTAAATATCAATCACTTAAATACATTAAAAATATATTTTAAATTCTTCTGACTACACTTTTTTCTAAAAAAATTAAATAATCTTTTGGTTTTCTTTACAATAAAATTAACTTTGTCTATAGGATTAGTAGAGTTTAAAACATAAAAAACTACATTTTGAAAACAACAGCTTATACATCGCATTACAATCTTCCTAAAAAAATCACATATAACACCTTCTGTTATATGTGCATGTGCTGTTAAGATCCAATTTCATTTTTGTTTTCAATTCGAAAATAAAATCACAAACTAAATTCATACTGACAAATCAGCGATTAATATCTTATGACATTAAGAGCATAACCATGTCAAAATCATATTAACAAAAAAAATAATAACTAAAACAAGACTATAATGAAAATAATGCACTGCCCTACTCTTTCATAGTAAAAACCATTTCTGCGGCAACGGAAATGGCAAGACTCAAAGAACATTTATCACTAAAGAAAGCCTTCGGAAATTGACGAATCAATTTCTCGTATCGCTGTATTATTTAAACCCAAAAAGTAATGAACAAGCAATTACACGCCCTTTTGTGGATTTTTGTGTTCTTAATTTCTACAGGAATTAAAGCGCAGAATACACAACCCTTAATTAATTCGACCTTAAATGGTACCGTAATCGATCAGGTAACCAATCAGCCAATTCCGGGAGTTACCGTTCAAATAAAAGGAACAACCCACGCAGCTGTAACCGATTTAGACGGAAAATTCTATTTTCAGACCGGACAAAAATTTCCTTACACATTAGTTGTAAGTTATTTAGGTTATATCACTACAGAACATATCGCAACCAAAGATTTCGTTCAGATTTCTTTAAAAGAAGATGTAAAAGAATTAAATGAAATCGTAATCATTGGATACGGAAGCACTTCCAAAAAAGATTATACCGGAGCTGCTGAAACTGTAGCCCAAATGTCATTAAAAGCTACACAAAAAACATTAGAAAGTTCGCTTCAGGGTTCTGTTGCGGGTGTAAACGTAACACAGACTTCGGGTGCTCCGGGTGCGGGAATGAGTATCCGTATTCGCGGCGGAAGTTCTATTCAAGGAGGAAACGAACCGTTGTATGTAATCGACGGATTTCCGATATATAATTCCGAAGTAACTTCAGGCGTTTTGAGCGGTACGCCGACTAATCCCCTTTCGACTATAAACCCTGCCGATATTGAATCGATTACAGTTCTTAAAGATGCTTCTTCTACCGCCATTTATGGTTCCAGAGGAGCCAACGGAGTTGTTATTATTACAACTAAAAAAGGTTCAAATACTGTAACAACTGTCAATTATGACTTTACAATCGGTCAGCAGGAAGTTCGAAAAAAAATTGATTTATTAGATGCACAAGGTTTTTCAAGATTGCGAAATGCAGCCTTATATGATTCTAATCCGTCAGGCGGACCAAATCAATATTTGAGTGAGGCACAAATTGCTCAGCTCGGAAAAGGAACGGACTGGCAGGATGCTGCTTTCCAAAAAGGATTAACACAAAATCATCAATTGAGTATTTCCGGCGGAAACAATCAGACCAAATTTGCGGTTTCCGGAAACTATTACAATCAGGAAGGAATTATTAAAAATACAGGTTTTGAACGTTTCAGTACTCGTATCAATTTAACTTCAAAAATTAGTAGTAAAGCGAGATTTGGATTGAACTTAACTCTTGCTGAAACCAAATCAAAAGTAGCTCCAAGCGGTTTAATTACTGCTTTAATAAGCATGCCTCCTACGGCAACTATTTATGAACCGGACGGAACTTATACTTTAAGAAATCCGTTTGAGAATATTTTTGCCAATCCGATAGCAACTTTAAACGAACGTAAAAATCAATCTATTACCGATCGTATTTTGGGAACTGTTTACGGCGAATATGATCTTTTGAAGAATTTAGTTTTAAAAGTTTCTTTTGGAACTGATGTTATTTTCAACAAGGAAAAAAGTTATCTGCCTGCTAGTATTTACGAAGGTTCTATTACCAACGGAGAAGGAAAAATTGGTAATGCCGATTCGAAAAGCTGGTTAAACGAAAACACTTTAACCTATACTACAGTTTTTGGCGAAAAACACCATTTGAATGCTTTAGCAGGTTATACGCAGCAAAGATCTACCAGAGAATTTTCGACTGCAGGATCACAACAATATGTAAACGACATTACCGGTTATTACAGTTTACAAAGCGGTAATATTGCTTTAATGCCTTCTTCCGGTGAAAGTACCTGGGCATTGAATTCTTATTTATCAAGAGTAAATTACAATTACGATTCAAAATATTTCCTGACCGGAAGTATCCGTGCTGATGGTTCTTCCCGTTTTGGAAAAGACAATAAATGGGGTTATTTCCCATCTGTTGCGGCCGCTTGGCAGATTAGCAACGAAAGCTTTTTTGAACCGCTTAAAAAAATCGTTAACAACTTAAAAATTAGAAGCAGCTGGGGTGCCACAGGAAATCAGGAAATTGGAGAATATCAGTCTTTATCTACTTTAACAAGTGTAAAATATCTTTTTGGAGATCAGATTTATACGGGTTTTACGCCTACGCGAATTGCCAACGACAATTTAGGATGGGAATTAACGAATCAGTTTGATGCTGGGGTTGATGTTGGTTTTTTCGAGGATAAATTGAATTTAACAGTTGATGTCTATCGTAAAACAACCAAAAACTTATTGTTAGATGTTCAGCTTCCTTATACAACCGGATTTACTTCTTCTCTACAAAATTTTGGTTCTGTTCAGAATCAGGGAATCGAATTAGGTTTGAATGCTTCTCTTGGAAATACAGCTTTTTCCTGGACATCCAACTTTAATATTGCCTTTAATAGAAACAAAATTATTGCTTTAGGAAATGGTGCTGAATTTTACACTTTCGGAAATTATATTTTAAAAGTGGGTCAGTCTTTAGGTACTTTTTACGGTGCTGTTACGGACGGAATTTTACAAACGGATGAAGTTGCCACAAAAGGGGTGTTCACAGGAAATGCAACGCCAAAAGCGGGAGATCGTTTATACAAAGATATCAACGGAGACGGCGCTTTTACAACAGCAGCAGACAGAACCAGTATTGGTGATGCACAACCTGATTTTGTTTTCGGATTCTCGAATAATTTTACTTACAGAGGTTTTGAATTAGCGGTTTTAGTAAATGGTTCGGTTGGAAATAAAATTTTGAACGGAAACTTGCAGGCTTTAGAATTATACAACGGACAGCAAAATGCCTCTACTTCTGCTTTAGATGCATGGACCCCAACAAATCCTAGTAATACAACGCCAAGAGCAAAACTAGATCCTGCACCGGTTTTCTCTAACCGATTTGTGGAAGATGGTTCTTTCGTTCGATTAAAAAATATCACTTTAAGCTACAATCTGCCTAAGAAATTATCCGAAAAACTAAGCTTGACTTCAGTAAAATTCCGTGTCATTGGAGAAAACTTACTGACCTGGACAAAATACACTGGTTTTGATCCGGAAGTCACAAACGGAACAACGATTTCTCCAGGAACAGATACCGGAATTTATCCAGCTTCTAAAACTATTTCAGGCGGATTAAGTGTAACATTCTAAAAGATTTAACATGAAAAAACTAATTATATTCAGTTTTGTAGCCCTCTTTTTAATCAGTGCCTGCAATCCTTTAGACGAAGATCCGAAAGCTTTCATTTCGTCTACCAACTTTTATAAAACAACTGAAGATGCCGATGCAGCCGTAATTGCGATTCACAACGCCATCAACAGTTCAACACATACTTTGTACAATCGTTTAATTCAGATTGCTACCGAAATGGCAACAGACGATTACGAAGCGGGGCCAAGAGCCAGAAATGCTCATGTTAGAGCTTTATCAAACCTGACTCATGATGCTTCAAACGATCGTATGATCGAATTGTGGAGACAGAGTTACGATGGAATCAACAGAGCAAATGTGGCTATTGATAATATTGCTAAAAACCCAAATCTTAATTCTCAGAAAGACAAAGATTTAATTAATGAAGCGAAGTTTTTAAGAGCACTTTTGTATTTCAATTTAGTAAGATGGTTTGGAGATGTTCCGTTGGTTTTGCACGAAACAACGGTTTTAACACCGGAAGCTATTAATGTTTCGAACACACCGGAAGCCGATGTTTACACCCAAATTGAAAATGATTTGATTGATGCAGAAGCTCTTCCTGTAGTTCAGGAAAATAAAGGAAGAGTTACAGCAGGTGCAGCAAAAAGCATTTTGGCAAAAGTATATTTAACCGAGAAAAAATGGCAGAAAGCAGCTGAAAAAAGTAAAGAAATCATCGACAGTAAGGTTTATGATTTATTTGAAAATTATGCTGACGTTTTTAATGTGGCAACCAAAAACGGAAAAGAACATATTTTCTCAGCTCAGTTTAAAGGTTTAACGAATTGGAACGGAAACATGCTGGCTTCTACAGCAGCACCGACTTCTGTTCCCGGAATTGCAGGAGATCAGGCTGATGCTTTACATAAAGAAGGCGGTCTTTTTGAAGCTTTCGCTGAAGATGATAAAAGAAAGTACATCACGTTTGCAGTAGAATTTGTAAGTCCAACTGATGGGAAAACCTATAAAGTGACGCCTCATTTCAATAAATATTATGATCCTTCGACACCAGCTTCTCCTGGACAATCTTCTAAAAACACGCCAATTATAAGATTTGCTGAAGTTTTATTGATTTATGCTGAAGCTGTAAACGAACAAAACGGGGGCCCAACAACAGAAGCTTATGCAGCAGTAGATCGGGTGAGAACTAGAGCAGGGATTCCATTATTAGCGACGACATCGCCAGGATTAAGTCAGGATGCTTTTAGAGAAGCTGTTTTTGAAGAAAGGAGAAAAGAATTGGTTTACGAATATCAGCGCTGGTTTGATTTAGCAAGAAGAGGCCCAGATTATTTTGTGGCAAAATTAAAAGCAGCAGGAAAAACAAACGCACAGCCAAAACATGTTCACTTCCCTATTCCACAAAGAGAACTGGATTTGAACCCAAATTTGAAACAGGTTCCAGCTTGGAGGTAATTTTTTTTGAAACACATAGAAACATAGGTTTTTCTGCTTGTGAAAAAGAATATAAAAGAGAAATACATTTCTCAACACATAGCTATGATTTTTATTACGAGTGAAACGCCTTACTAAGTCTATAAAATCTATGTTTCTATGTGTTTCAAAAAATTAATAATTAAAAAATATACTAACAGTAAATTATAAATAAAATGAATAAAAGAATAAACATTTTATTTTCTGTCTTATTGACAGGAATAATTGGTACTTACGAAGCCAGCGCCCAAAATGCATCCTCAAAACCCAACGTAATTTTAATTATGGTGGATGATATGGGGTATTCAGATTTAGGAAATTATGGTTCAGAAATTAAAACGCCAAATCTGGATCGTTTAGCGAAAGAAGGAACTCGTCTTCGTGAGTTTTACAACAACTCAATCTGTGCGCCAACCAGAGCTTCTTTATTAACAGGTCAATATCAGCACAAAGCGGGAGTTGGTTATTTTGATGTGAATTTAGGTTTGCCTGCTTATCAAGGTTATTTAAACAAAGAATCTCTGACTTTGGGAGAAGTTTTCCGCTCAGGAGGTTACAGCACTTTAATGTCAGGAAAATGGCACGTTGGTTCTGAAGATCAGGCACAATGGCCAAATCAGAGAGGTTTTGATAAATTTTACGGAATCTTAAAAGGTGCGGCTAATTATTTTGATACCAAACCGCTTCCTTTCGGGAAAACAG is a window of Flavobacterium crocinum DNA encoding:
- a CDS encoding sulfatase-like hydrolase/transferase, with the translated sequence MATYKKIIKIVIPILIVLFILAAFLFWPINTDGTLVKEDEKLAEGKKEFLASKPKSDSLSGKKTNIIILLADDLGKYDISLYGGKSTPTPQIDSLAASGVTFTDGYASAAICSPSRAGLITGRYQERFGHEYQPGDRYPKNNLEYYAFKYLLNTNDWRLNDKIEYPNDASIKTQGLPKSEITFADLAKRQGYATGIIGKWHLGHNKGFFPLDRGFDYHYGFYQAFSLYVPEDDNPDIINHHHKDFTDKMIWGKGRVGIGQIRRDTTVIDEKEYLTEKFAEEAEAFIDKNKNKPFLLYIPFNAPHTPFQVRKKYYDRFPNVKDENKRVYFAMISALDDAIGRIREKVKKEGLEDNTLIIFASDNGGADYTFATTNAPLKGGKFSHFEGGINVPFALSWKGKIKPHTVYKQPVSTLDFFTTIASAIGSDLPKDRVYDGVDLVKTVNENKVAHKDLYWRSGDAKAIRSGDWKLVISGKTHEKWLYNLASDKSETTDLSQKNPAKVKELQTALQNWEKGLIKPLWPNLTYYEFNFGKQKYFVDL
- a CDS encoding RagB/SusD family nutrient uptake outer membrane protein, whose product is MKKLIIFSFVALFLISACNPLDEDPKAFISSTNFYKTTEDADAAVIAIHNAINSSTHTLYNRLIQIATEMATDDYEAGPRARNAHVRALSNLTHDASNDRMIELWRQSYDGINRANVAIDNIAKNPNLNSQKDKDLINEAKFLRALLYFNLVRWFGDVPLVLHETTVLTPEAINVSNTPEADVYTQIENDLIDAEALPVVQENKGRVTAGAAKSILAKVYLTEKKWQKAAEKSKEIIDSKVYDLFENYADVFNVATKNGKEHIFSAQFKGLTNWNGNMLASTAAPTSVPGIAGDQADALHKEGGLFEAFAEDDKRKYITFAVEFVSPTDGKTYKVTPHFNKYYDPSTPASPGQSSKNTPIIRFAEVLLIYAEAVNEQNGGPTTEAYAAVDRVRTRAGIPLLATTSPGLSQDAFREAVFEERRKELVYEYQRWFDLARRGPDYFVAKLKAAGKTNAQPKHVHFPIPQRELDLNPNLKQVPAWR
- a CDS encoding SusC/RagA family TonB-linked outer membrane protein; the encoded protein is MNKQLHALLWIFVFLISTGIKAQNTQPLINSTLNGTVIDQVTNQPIPGVTVQIKGTTHAAVTDLDGKFYFQTGQKFPYTLVVSYLGYITTEHIATKDFVQISLKEDVKELNEIVIIGYGSTSKKDYTGAAETVAQMSLKATQKTLESSLQGSVAGVNVTQTSGAPGAGMSIRIRGGSSIQGGNEPLYVIDGFPIYNSEVTSGVLSGTPTNPLSTINPADIESITVLKDASSTAIYGSRGANGVVIITTKKGSNTVTTVNYDFTIGQQEVRKKIDLLDAQGFSRLRNAALYDSNPSGGPNQYLSEAQIAQLGKGTDWQDAAFQKGLTQNHQLSISGGNNQTKFAVSGNYYNQEGIIKNTGFERFSTRINLTSKISSKARFGLNLTLAETKSKVAPSGLITALISMPPTATIYEPDGTYTLRNPFENIFANPIATLNERKNQSITDRILGTVYGEYDLLKNLVLKVSFGTDVIFNKEKSYLPASIYEGSITNGEGKIGNADSKSWLNENTLTYTTVFGEKHHLNALAGYTQQRSTREFSTAGSQQYVNDITGYYSLQSGNIALMPSSGESTWALNSYLSRVNYNYDSKYFLTGSIRADGSSRFGKDNKWGYFPSVAAAWQISNESFFEPLKKIVNNLKIRSSWGATGNQEIGEYQSLSTLTSVKYLFGDQIYTGFTPTRIANDNLGWELTNQFDAGVDVGFFEDKLNLTVDVYRKTTKNLLLDVQLPYTTGFTSSLQNFGSVQNQGIELGLNASLGNTAFSWTSNFNIAFNRNKIIALGNGAEFYTFGNYILKVGQSLGTFYGAVTDGILQTDEVATKGVFTGNATPKAGDRLYKDINGDGAFTTAADRTSIGDAQPDFVFGFSNNFTYRGFELAVLVNGSVGNKILNGNLQALELYNGQQNASTSALDAWTPTNPSNTTPRAKLDPAPVFSNRFVEDGSFVRLKNITLSYNLPKKLSEKLSLTSVKFRVIGENLLTWTKYTGFDPEVTNGTTISPGTDTGIYPASKTISGGLSVTF
- a CDS encoding YeiH family protein, whose protein sequence is MSTSTKFTIHEDWTVVILGFLIIGISLFIFLPEVLVFKWTNGTDLISNVFQIKNLQHIGFQFIYFLLIGSIGTFLVGKSVKNYILGFPIIYFLTIIALILAGNTEVKALNLEAVIFSLVIGLLIGNFFKLPKWFRSALSTELFVKIGLVLLGTSVIFSDILKAGSLGLIQALVVVLSVWYFAFWLCRKLKVDDELTMMISSAVSICGVSAAIATSGAIKGDSKKLSYVISMVLVTAIPMMIFMPIIASHFNFPEEVTGAWLGGSIDTSGAVVASGTLVGETALKISTIVKFSQNVLLGLAAFAISIYWTYTHNKSAEVQESKPTLSVIWERFPKFVIGFIGASIIFSFFIAPENRETVKESLKNLQGLWFALAFTSIGLETNFKDLLENNSRKPLIAFLTAQLFNIIITLIIAFLLFKP